One segment of Asaia bogorensis NBRC 16594 DNA contains the following:
- a CDS encoding bifunctional enoyl-CoA hydratase/phosphate acetyltransferase — protein MTTVLSTASCTRRTIFDGMIARAAGLGAVPYAIVWPCEGHALAGAIEAARHGVLEPVLVGDPALIASAAQEAGLSVASCRIVEAETPERAVQVAIGLVHSGEVQGLAKGSLHTDTLMHGVVAQESGLRTSRRMSHVFMVTVAGRTDPLFVTDAAINITPDLVTKQHIVQNAIDLHHGLGYGAPRVAILSAVETINPRIQGTLDAACLSKMAERGEITGAVLDGPLAMDGAVDPQAASIKKLTSPVAGRAQILVVPDLEAGNIVVKALSFLGQASSGGIVLGAKVPILLTSRADTIEARLDSAALCALYARHLKSLSVA, from the coding sequence ATGACGACAGTACTTTCCACTGCCTCCTGCACGCGCAGAACGATTTTCGACGGGATGATTGCCAGAGCTGCCGGGCTGGGTGCTGTGCCTTATGCGATTGTTTGGCCCTGTGAGGGACATGCCCTTGCCGGCGCCATTGAGGCGGCACGACATGGCGTGCTGGAGCCGGTTCTTGTAGGCGATCCTGCGCTTATCGCCAGTGCGGCGCAGGAGGCTGGGCTTTCGGTGGCGTCCTGCCGGATTGTCGAGGCCGAAACACCAGAGCGCGCCGTGCAGGTCGCGATTGGCCTTGTTCATTCAGGCGAGGTCCAGGGCCTTGCCAAGGGCAGCCTGCACACAGACACATTGATGCACGGTGTCGTTGCACAGGAGAGTGGCCTGCGGACATCACGGCGCATGAGCCATGTGTTCATGGTCACGGTAGCGGGGCGCACCGACCCGCTTTTCGTGACCGATGCCGCCATCAATATTACCCCCGACCTCGTAACCAAGCAGCACATCGTGCAGAATGCAATCGACCTGCATCACGGTCTTGGCTATGGCGCACCGCGTGTGGCGATCCTTTCCGCTGTGGAGACCATCAATCCGCGTATTCAGGGAACGCTCGATGCCGCCTGCCTGAGCAAGATGGCCGAACGCGGCGAGATAACGGGAGCAGTGCTCGATGGGCCGCTTGCAATGGATGGTGCGGTGGACCCGCAGGCAGCCTCCATCAAGAAGCTGACCTCACCTGTCGCCGGCCGCGCCCAGATCCTCGTTGTACCGGATCTCGAAGCCGGGAACATTGTGGTCAAGGCGCTCAGCTTTCTCGGGCAGGCGAGTTCGGGCGGTATCGTGCTTGGTGCCAAGGTGCCCATCCTGCTGACCAGCCGAGCCGATACCATCGAGGCAAGGCTCGATTCAGCCGCCCTTTGCGCGCTTTATGCGCGACATCTCAAAAGTCTGTCTGTTGCCTGA
- the nifJ gene encoding pyruvate:ferredoxin (flavodoxin) oxidoreductase: MSHNANTAPQSGKPQPGEMTTLDGNSAVVHVAYRVNEICAIYPITPSSPMAETADSWASEGLKNLWGNVPIVQEMQAEGGAAGCVHGALQSGALTTTFTASQGLLLMIPNLYKIAGELTSTVVHVAARALAAGASSIFGDHQDLMAVRQTGFAQLGAASVQEAHDLAIIAQAATLASRVPFIHFTDGFRTSHEYNSLKLVPDDQIRSMIDETLVHAHRARGLTPDNPFIRGTWQNPDTYFQTREAVNTYYLRTPSLVQSAMDRFAALTGRQYGLFRYDGPQDARHVIIAMGSGAEVVRETMRWMNERDPEEKRGAIQVLLYRPFDAAAFLAALPPTVERIAVLDRTKEPGAPMEPLHADIVGVLAEAVATGKFPHMPRVIGGRYGLSSRDFHPGMVKAVYDELTKPDPSPVFTVGLIDDVTNLSLEFDETIDIEPGNMTRCLFYGLGADGTVGANKNSVEIIGEIDGHYAQAYFDYDSHKSGAETASHLRFGTSPINAPYLIRHADFVACHKFEFLFRRDILGAANPGGIFLLNSPFGPDTVWERLPRKVQDQIIARKLRFYVIDASSVALEIGLGPRINTLLQTCFFHLAKVLPEAEAISAIKAFIRKSYGAKGEKIVALNDKAVDAALSALHEVSVPAQAQGTRPMPAIVPAEAPEFVHRVTAEIMAGRGELIPVSAMPVDGTFPGGTTRYEKRNIAIEVPVWEPDSCIQCGQCSIVCPHSVIRAKTYDEARLEGAPTGFRSAPINARGYPQTRYTLQLYVEDCTGCGVCVDNCPSIDAQTQKRAINMTEKLPLLDRERAGMSFFETIPEMDRNQVNPTTVRGVQFFEPLFEFSGACAGCGETPYLKLVSQLFGDRLQIANATGCSAIFAGNTPAHPWKANAQGRGVAWSNSLFEDNAEFGLGFRLAIDKQTELARDLVAGLRDTIGGDLADALLDAPQEDEWDYAIQRDRVAALKGKLEGSADKSAVMLLSVADHLVKRSVWIIGGDGWAYDIGYGGLDHVLAQDRNVNILVLDTEVYSNTGGQSSKATPLGASAKFAASGKRVPRKDLGLQAVSYGNVYVAQIALGANPEQALTAIREAEAHDGPSLIIAYSQCIAHGIDMRDGMKQQARAVASGYWPLFRFDPAMRKEGLNPFQLDSTRPRLPFEEYAYRELRYKTLSRTNPEQAEHLLHQAQAAALERYRLYEDMASRDGRRFLPHWEDVQ; the protein is encoded by the coding sequence ATGAGCCATAACGCAAACACCGCCCCACAATCCGGCAAACCCCAACCTGGTGAAATGACCACTCTGGACGGGAATTCTGCTGTTGTTCACGTCGCGTATCGCGTGAACGAGATCTGTGCGATCTACCCTATTACGCCTTCCTCACCTATGGCCGAGACAGCCGATAGCTGGGCCAGTGAAGGGCTGAAAAATCTCTGGGGCAATGTGCCTATCGTGCAGGAAATGCAGGCCGAGGGCGGTGCGGCAGGCTGTGTGCACGGCGCTTTGCAAAGTGGTGCGCTGACGACCACTTTCACGGCCTCGCAGGGTTTGCTGCTGATGATCCCCAATCTGTACAAGATTGCGGGCGAATTGACATCGACCGTGGTGCACGTGGCTGCACGCGCCCTTGCAGCCGGGGCGTCGTCTATTTTTGGCGATCATCAGGATCTGATGGCCGTTCGCCAGACAGGTTTTGCCCAGCTGGGTGCAGCCTCGGTGCAGGAAGCACATGATCTGGCAATTATCGCCCAGGCCGCCACGCTCGCTTCACGCGTGCCATTCATCCATTTCACGGATGGTTTTCGGACCTCTCACGAGTATAATTCGCTGAAACTGGTCCCTGATGACCAGATCCGGTCGATGATCGACGAGACGCTTGTGCACGCGCATCGTGCCCGCGGGCTGACGCCAGATAATCCGTTCATTCGTGGCACATGGCAGAACCCGGACACGTATTTCCAGACGCGTGAAGCGGTAAACACCTATTATCTGCGTACGCCTTCTCTCGTGCAGTCTGCCATGGACCGCTTTGCCGCACTGACCGGGCGTCAGTACGGGTTGTTCCGTTACGACGGCCCGCAGGATGCGCGCCATGTCATCATCGCGATGGGGTCGGGTGCCGAAGTGGTGCGCGAAACGATGCGATGGATGAACGAACGCGACCCTGAGGAGAAACGGGGGGCCATTCAGGTTCTCCTTTACCGGCCTTTCGACGCTGCAGCCTTTCTTGCAGCGTTGCCGCCGACAGTGGAGCGCATTGCGGTGCTGGATCGCACCAAGGAGCCGGGGGCACCGATGGAGCCGCTTCATGCGGATATCGTGGGTGTACTGGCCGAAGCGGTGGCTACGGGGAAATTCCCTCACATGCCGCGTGTTATTGGCGGGCGTTATGGCCTGTCGTCACGCGATTTCCACCCCGGTATGGTCAAGGCGGTTTATGACGAACTGACGAAGCCCGACCCTAGCCCCGTCTTTACGGTCGGTCTCATCGATGATGTGACGAATCTCAGCCTCGAATTTGACGAGACGATCGATATCGAACCCGGGAACATGACGCGTTGTCTGTTCTATGGGCTTGGCGCGGATGGCACGGTGGGCGCCAACAAGAACAGCGTTGAGATCATCGGTGAAATCGACGGGCATTATGCCCAGGCCTATTTCGATTATGACTCTCACAAATCGGGCGCAGAAACGGCATCGCATCTGCGTTTTGGCACCAGCCCCATCAACGCGCCCTATCTGATTCGGCATGCAGATTTCGTCGCGTGTCACAAATTCGAGTTCCTGTTTCGGCGCGACATCCTGGGTGCCGCCAATCCGGGGGGTATTTTCCTTCTGAATTCGCCTTTCGGTCCGGACACGGTCTGGGAGCGCCTGCCGCGCAAGGTTCAGGATCAGATCATCGCCAGGAAGTTGCGCTTCTATGTGATCGATGCGTCCAGTGTCGCGCTCGAGATCGGTCTCGGGCCACGCATCAACACCCTGCTGCAAACCTGCTTCTTCCATCTTGCAAAGGTTCTGCCTGAAGCAGAGGCAATCAGCGCCATCAAGGCTTTCATTCGCAAATCCTACGGCGCGAAGGGCGAAAAAATCGTCGCCCTCAACGATAAGGCGGTTGATGCTGCCCTGTCAGCCCTCCATGAGGTATCCGTTCCGGCGCAGGCACAGGGAACGCGCCCGATGCCTGCCATTGTGCCCGCCGAGGCACCGGAATTCGTGCACCGGGTCACAGCAGAGATTATGGCGGGGCGCGGTGAACTGATACCCGTCAGTGCCATGCCGGTTGATGGCACGTTTCCCGGGGGCACGACGCGGTATGAGAAACGCAATATCGCCATCGAAGTCCCTGTGTGGGAGCCGGATTCCTGCATCCAGTGTGGACAATGCAGCATCGTGTGCCCCCATAGCGTGATACGTGCCAAGACCTATGACGAGGCCCGGCTGGAGGGGGCGCCTACGGGTTTCCGGTCAGCGCCAATCAATGCCCGTGGTTACCCGCAGACGCGCTACACCCTTCAGCTTTATGTTGAAGACTGCACAGGTTGCGGCGTGTGCGTGGATAATTGCCCCTCAATTGATGCCCAGACCCAGAAGCGCGCCATCAATATGACTGAAAAGCTGCCTCTGCTCGACCGTGAGCGGGCCGGTATGAGCTTTTTCGAGACCATTCCGGAAATGGATCGCAACCAGGTCAACCCAACCACAGTACGAGGCGTACAGTTTTTCGAGCCGCTTTTCGAGTTCAGTGGGGCGTGTGCCGGGTGTGGTGAGACCCCCTATCTCAAGCTTGTCTCGCAGCTTTTCGGCGATCGTCTTCAGATTGCCAATGCGACAGGCTGCTCCGCCATCTTTGCGGGTAATACGCCGGCCCATCCATGGAAAGCGAATGCGCAGGGCCGTGGCGTAGCGTGGTCGAACTCGCTGTTTGAGGACAATGCGGAGTTTGGCCTTGGCTTCAGGCTGGCCATCGACAAGCAGACCGAACTGGCGCGCGATCTGGTTGCGGGCCTACGTGACACAATCGGTGGCGATCTTGCCGATGCCTTGCTCGATGCCCCGCAGGAAGATGAATGGGATTATGCCATCCAGCGCGACCGCGTGGCAGCCCTGAAGGGAAAACTCGAGGGATCTGCTGATAAATCGGCGGTCATGCTGCTGTCGGTTGCCGATCACCTTGTAAAACGCTCGGTATGGATCATCGGCGGTGATGGCTGGGCCTACGATATCGGTTATGGTGGCCTCGACCATGTTCTGGCTCAGGACCGGAACGTCAATATTCTGGTGCTGGATACCGAGGTTTATTCCAACACGGGCGGGCAGTCCTCCAAGGCCACGCCGCTTGGTGCCTCGGCAAAATTTGCCGCCTCCGGCAAGCGCGTGCCGCGCAAGGATCTGGGTCTGCAGGCGGTCTCCTACGGCAATGTGTATGTGGCGCAGATCGCCCTTGGGGCTAATCCCGAGCAGGCTCTGACGGCCATACGCGAGGCCGAGGCTCATGATGGTCCGTCGCTGATCATTGCCTATTCGCAGTGCATTGCCCACGGCATCGACATGCGCGACGGCATGAAGCAGCAGGCCAGGGCGGTGGCCAGCGGATACTGGCCGCTCTTCCGTTTCGACCCGGCCATGCGCAAGGAGGGGCTCAACCCGTTCCAGCTCGATTCAACACGCCCGCGTCTGCCGTTCGAGGAATATGCCTATCGCGAACTGCGCTACAAAACCCTGTCGCGAACCAATCCGGAGCAGGCGGAGCACTTGCTGCATCAGGCGCAGGCCGCGGCGCTGGAACGCTATCGCCTGTATGAGGACATGGCCTCACGTGATGGCAGGCGCTTCCTGCCTCACTGGGAGGATGTGCAGTGA
- a CDS encoding NAD(P)-binding protein, which produces MALKLRELNRALHVGTRIGVGSVRSRRPDYVSLMPPCNHACPAGENIQGWLALAQSGAYEAAWHLLKTENPFPAIHGRACYHPCESSCNRAEMDDAVAIHEVERFLGDMAAEKNWRVACKPATGKKVLVVGSGPAGLSCAYHLARQGHQVEIREASAHAGGMLAYGIPAYRLPMDILEREMGDVLSMPGVSLHCNAPVTDLARTMKEGAFDAVFLGVGAARALTMPLATEAGYQPVEAIDLLHAVREGKRPELGRTVVVVGGGNVAMDAARTARRLGAEKVFMVYRRDEAHMSALPEEREAAEAEGVTIRYCSVVTYYGHDGVEIEHVELDPQTGAIRPPADGRAPDRERLAADSVILAIGQHSDFSLCSDMSDIVIDKGERLEIDPSFMTGARGVFAGGDCVRGARTMTTATGHGKKAARAIDAYLRAEKPVPDAPAEIVTFDMLHMPALLMAVREEGAELPTSLRTGFEEIIAGLNETQARHEAGRCLSCGNCFECDNCFAACSEQAITRLGPGRGYAVDETLCTGCGDCAGQCPCHAIVMTPEHNDAECAEAAVTLTPQRFVVRA; this is translated from the coding sequence ATGGCGCTCAAGCTACGTGAACTCAATCGGGCGCTGCATGTCGGCACACGTATCGGAGTGGGAAGCGTACGGTCACGCCGTCCTGACTACGTATCGCTTATGCCGCCCTGCAATCACGCCTGCCCGGCAGGGGAGAACATCCAGGGGTGGCTTGCTCTGGCACAAAGCGGCGCCTACGAGGCCGCTTGGCATCTGCTTAAAACGGAGAACCCGTTCCCCGCCATTCACGGTCGTGCCTGTTATCACCCTTGTGAAAGCAGCTGTAATCGTGCCGAGATGGATGACGCTGTGGCGATCCATGAGGTCGAGCGGTTTCTGGGTGATATGGCCGCCGAGAAAAACTGGCGGGTCGCCTGTAAGCCTGCCACGGGCAAGAAAGTGCTTGTTGTTGGTTCGGGGCCTGCGGGGCTGTCCTGTGCCTATCATCTGGCACGGCAGGGGCATCAGGTTGAAATTCGCGAGGCCTCGGCTCACGCGGGCGGCATGCTGGCCTATGGCATTCCGGCGTATCGCTTGCCGATGGATATTCTCGAACGTGAAATGGGTGATGTTCTGTCAATGCCGGGCGTGAGTCTGCACTGCAATGCGCCTGTAACGGATCTCGCTCGAACCATGAAGGAAGGCGCTTTCGATGCTGTCTTTCTGGGCGTTGGCGCGGCGCGCGCCCTGACCATGCCGCTGGCCACCGAGGCGGGATATCAGCCTGTCGAGGCGATCGACCTTCTCCATGCTGTGCGTGAAGGAAAGCGGCCCGAGCTTGGCCGTACTGTGGTGGTGGTTGGTGGTGGCAATGTCGCGATGGATGCCGCCCGTACGGCACGCCGTCTCGGCGCAGAGAAGGTCTTTATGGTCTATCGACGGGACGAGGCCCATATGAGCGCCCTGCCAGAGGAGCGCGAGGCCGCCGAGGCCGAAGGTGTCACCATACGTTATTGCAGCGTCGTCACCTATTATGGACATGATGGTGTTGAGATCGAGCATGTTGAACTCGATCCGCAGACCGGTGCCATACGTCCACCAGCAGATGGCCGCGCGCCGGATAGAGAGAGGCTGGCAGCTGACAGCGTCATTCTGGCGATTGGCCAGCATAGTGACTTCTCGCTCTGCTCTGACATGAGCGATATCGTGATTGACAAGGGCGAGAGGCTGGAAATCGATCCGTCTTTCATGACGGGCGCACGCGGCGTGTTTGCCGGTGGCGATTGTGTGCGAGGAGCACGCACCATGACCACCGCGACCGGCCACGGCAAGAAGGCCGCCCGGGCGATTGATGCCTATTTGCGGGCAGAAAAACCGGTGCCCGACGCGCCGGCCGAGATCGTGACCTTTGACATGCTCCACATGCCGGCCCTGCTGATGGCTGTGCGCGAGGAGGGCGCCGAATTGCCCACGTCGCTTCGCACGGGGTTCGAGGAGATCATTGCGGGGCTGAACGAGACGCAGGCGCGTCATGAGGCGGGGCGCTGCCTGTCATGCGGTAACTGTTTTGAGTGCGATAATTGTTTTGCTGCCTGCTCCGAGCAGGCCATCACCCGACTGGGTCCGGGCAGGGGCTATGCCGTAGACGAGACCTTGTGCACCGGCTGTGGCGATTGCGCCGGACAATGCCCGTGTCATGCCATCGTGATGACGCCTGAACACAATGATGCCGAGTGCGCGGAGGCTGCGGTCACCTTAACGCCGCAGCGCTTCGTGGTACGCGCCTGA
- the frc gene encoding formyl-CoA transferase, which yields MSTVQDNTKPLAGIKVIDFGGVQSVPSAAQLLAWYGADVIKVERTGVGDVTRRQLRDIPDADALYFTMLNSNKRSIELNTKTPEGREVFEKLLKWADILLENFRPGAMDRMGFGWDVLHQLNPRLIYGTVKGFGDASPWSHISAYENVAQCAGGSASTTGYWNGAPHVDGQAPGNSNGPLISAAALGDSNTGNHLLIGVLTALFARERSGKGQKISVSMQDSVLNLCRVKLRDQQRLERVGYLEEYPQYPDGKFGDTVPRGANAGGGGQPGWILKCKGWETDENAYIYCTVQEQNWGPTCEAIGKPEWATDPHYCTTKARETHMFEIFAAIEASLADKDKYQAVAHLSKFRVPCAPVLSMKEIAESKDLRDAGTIVEVEQPVRGSFLTINPIKFSDFTPEITAAPLLGQHTDEILAEFGYSADQIADLRSKKIVCA from the coding sequence GTGAGCACTGTACAAGACAACACAAAGCCGCTTGCCGGAATCAAGGTCATCGATTTCGGTGGTGTGCAATCGGTCCCTTCGGCTGCCCAGCTTCTGGCTTGGTACGGTGCCGATGTCATCAAGGTTGAGCGGACCGGCGTCGGCGATGTGACCCGCCGTCAGCTGCGCGACATCCCGGATGCCGACGCGCTGTATTTCACCATGCTGAACAGCAACAAGCGCTCGATCGAGCTCAACACGAAAACCCCCGAAGGACGTGAGGTTTTCGAGAAGCTCCTCAAATGGGCCGACATCCTGCTTGAGAATTTCCGCCCTGGCGCCATGGATCGCATGGGCTTCGGCTGGGACGTTCTCCATCAACTCAACCCGCGCCTGATTTACGGCACGGTAAAGGGTTTTGGCGACGCCTCTCCCTGGTCGCATATCAGTGCCTATGAAAACGTCGCACAATGCGCCGGCGGTTCGGCCTCGACTACGGGTTACTGGAATGGCGCGCCGCATGTGGATGGTCAGGCCCCCGGCAATTCGAATGGCCCGCTCATTTCGGCTGCGGCACTCGGTGACAGTAACACAGGCAATCACCTGCTGATCGGCGTTCTGACGGCCCTGTTTGCCCGCGAACGCAGCGGAAAAGGCCAGAAAATCAGCGTTTCGATGCAGGATTCCGTGCTGAATCTGTGCCGTGTCAAGCTGCGTGACCAGCAGCGTCTGGAGCGCGTGGGTTATCTGGAAGAATACCCGCAATACCCGGACGGGAAGTTCGGCGACACTGTGCCGCGCGGTGCCAATGCAGGCGGTGGCGGCCAGCCAGGCTGGATCCTGAAATGCAAAGGCTGGGAGACGGACGAGAACGCGTATATCTACTGCACCGTGCAGGAGCAGAACTGGGGGCCGACATGCGAGGCCATCGGCAAGCCTGAATGGGCCACCGACCCGCATTATTGCACGACCAAGGCACGTGAGACCCACATGTTCGAGATCTTCGCTGCCATCGAGGCCTCGCTTGCCGACAAGGATAAATACCAGGCCGTAGCCCATCTCTCGAAATTCCGTGTGCCCTGCGCACCGGTTCTGTCGATGAAGGAAATTGCCGAGTCCAAGGACCTGCGTGACGCCGGCACGATTGTCGAGGTCGAGCAGCCGGTACGTGGATCGTTCCTGACGATCAATCCGATCAAGTTCAGCGACTTCACTCCGGAAATTACCGCAGCCCCGCTACTTGGTCAGCATACGGATGAGATCCTTGCCGAGTTCGGTTATTCGGCAGACCAGATTGCCGATCTACGCTCGAAGAAGATCGTCTGCGCCTGA
- the oxc gene encoding oxalyl-CoA decarboxylase, with the protein MADAPSAANASAPAQSPLASSTDGFHLVIEALQRNGLNTLYGVVGIPITDLARLAQEKGMRFISFRHEQPAAHAASISGYLTRKPGLCLTTSAPGFLNALPALANATTNGYPMILISGSSDRAIVDLQQGDYEELDQLAAARPFAKAAYRVNRAADIGIGVARAIRAALSGKPGGVYLDLPAAVLSETLDSETGQDSLITVVAPESALPPCPDAIARAVSLLKQARKPLIVLGKGAAYAQAEGVIRDLVESTSIPFLPMSMAKGLLPDTHPASAATARSLVLGQADVVVLVGARLNWMLGHGKPPQWSPDARFIQIDINPEEFDSNRPIAAPLAGELGLTVQALATALKQEKICAPSEWLAAIAVKRDTNTQKMTERLANKTTPMNFYTAIGTIKTGLEGRDIVLVNEGANTLDITRNVIDMDKPRRRLDPGSWGTMGVGLGYAIGAAITTGKPVVAIEGDSAFGFSGMEVETICRYRLPVVMIVLNNGGIYRGDDINRSGGTDPGVTVLEANGHYEKIIEAFGGKGYYVTDHEALSRALDNALACGGPAMITASIDPHVGTESGHLSKLNPKAGSK; encoded by the coding sequence ATGGCAGACGCCCCTTCGGCCGCCAACGCATCGGCACCCGCACAATCTCCCCTCGCATCCAGCACGGACGGCTTTCACCTTGTCATTGAAGCCCTGCAGCGCAACGGTCTGAACACGCTCTACGGCGTTGTTGGCATCCCCATCACGGATCTTGCGCGCCTCGCCCAGGAGAAGGGGATGCGCTTCATCAGTTTCCGACATGAGCAACCCGCTGCTCATGCAGCATCGATCTCGGGCTATCTTACCCGCAAGCCGGGGCTCTGCCTGACAACCTCTGCCCCAGGCTTTCTCAACGCCCTTCCTGCCCTCGCCAATGCCACGACCAATGGCTATCCGATGATCCTCATCAGCGGGTCCAGCGATCGTGCGATCGTTGACCTGCAGCAGGGTGATTACGAAGAGCTCGATCAGCTTGCCGCCGCCCGCCCCTTCGCCAAGGCCGCCTATCGCGTCAACCGTGCGGCCGATATCGGCATTGGGGTAGCGCGCGCGATACGCGCTGCGCTTTCAGGAAAACCGGGTGGTGTCTATCTCGACCTGCCTGCTGCCGTCCTGAGCGAGACGCTCGATTCAGAAACAGGTCAGGACTCCCTGATCACGGTTGTCGCTCCGGAATCGGCCCTGCCACCCTGCCCCGATGCGATCGCCCGTGCGGTTTCGCTTCTGAAACAGGCACGCAAGCCCCTGATCGTGCTCGGCAAGGGCGCAGCCTATGCCCAAGCCGAGGGGGTCATACGAGATCTCGTTGAAAGCACCTCCATCCCGTTTCTGCCCATGTCGATGGCCAAGGGGCTATTGCCCGATACCCACCCTGCCTCTGCCGCCACGGCGCGCTCGCTGGTTCTGGGACAGGCCGATGTGGTGGTGCTGGTGGGCGCACGCCTCAATTGGATGCTTGGACACGGCAAACCGCCGCAATGGTCGCCTGACGCACGCTTCATCCAGATCGACATCAACCCAGAGGAATTTGACAGCAACCGCCCTATTGCCGCCCCGCTGGCCGGTGAGCTTGGCCTGACGGTGCAGGCCTTGGCCACCGCCCTGAAGCAGGAGAAAATCTGCGCGCCGTCGGAATGGCTGGCTGCGATTGCGGTCAAGCGTGACACCAACACGCAGAAAATGACCGAACGTCTGGCCAACAAGACCACGCCGATGAACTTCTACACAGCGATTGGCACCATCAAGACGGGCCTGGAGGGGCGCGACATCGTACTGGTGAACGAGGGGGCCAACACGCTCGATATTACCCGCAACGTCATTGATATGGACAAACCGCGCCGCCGCCTCGACCCTGGCAGCTGGGGAACGATGGGCGTCGGGCTGGGTTATGCCATTGGCGCTGCCATCACCACAGGCAAGCCGGTCGTTGCAATTGAGGGTGACAGCGCTTTTGGCTTCAGTGGCATGGAGGTCGAAACGATCTGCCGGTACCGCCTGCCCGTTGTGATGATCGTGCTCAATAATGGCGGCATCTATCGTGGCGATGACATCAACCGCAGCGGTGGCACGGATCCGGGTGTAACGGTTCTGGAGGCCAATGGTCATTACGAGAAGATCATCGAAGCCTTCGGGGGCAAGGGATACTACGTGACCGATCACGAGGCGCTCTCGCGTGCGCTGGACAATGCGCTGGCCTGCGGTGGCCCTGCCATGATCACAGCCTCTATCGACCCGCATGTCGGTACGGAAAGCGGCCATCTGAGCAAGCTCAACCCCAAAGCCGGTTCAAAGTGA
- the yfdE gene encoding CoA:oxalate CoA-transferase — protein sequence MDENVQGNTGDVVAGSAKAPVTASRPPSGPFEGLLAIDLTHVLNGPFGTTILTDLGARTIKVEAPGHGDDTRTYGPYVGDRSLYFSFVNRGKESIVLNLKDENDRGVFLEMVKRADILCENYRPGVMDRLGFSYETLSALNPRLIYASSSGFGHTGPLAHYPAYDTIVQAMSGMMEATGFPDGPPTRVGGTSLSDLCGGTFMFCGIASALYARERTGKGAHVDVSMFDGTFAFLQHALMTWSATGAAGPRIGNRHPSMAPFDVYRTRDSHIVICCGNNHLFGALCHTLGIEALTADPRFLDNSDRMDNLDALKEAIEGALKQNDAAFWLDALEKAGVPVGPMLNVAEAAALPQTAARNMVIDAGGLKMPGNPVKISGYDDPLTRPGAPRLDEHGAALRVEFAPGQPS from the coding sequence ATGGATGAAAATGTTCAAGGCAACACAGGGGATGTAGTCGCAGGTTCTGCAAAGGCACCCGTGACGGCGTCCCGTCCCCCCAGCGGCCCTTTCGAGGGGCTGCTGGCCATCGACCTGACCCACGTGCTGAACGGCCCGTTCGGCACGACGATTCTGACCGATCTGGGTGCGCGTACGATCAAGGTGGAAGCGCCGGGGCATGGTGACGATACGCGCACCTATGGGCCTTATGTCGGTGATCGTTCGCTGTATTTCTCCTTCGTCAACCGAGGCAAGGAGAGCATCGTTCTCAATCTCAAGGATGAGAATGATCGAGGCGTTTTCCTCGAGATGGTCAAGCGTGCCGATATCCTGTGCGAAAACTACCGCCCCGGTGTGATGGACCGTCTCGGCTTCTCCTATGAGACACTCTCTGCCCTCAACCCCAGACTGATCTATGCCTCCTCATCGGGGTTTGGGCATACCGGGCCACTCGCCCATTATCCGGCCTATGACACGATCGTGCAGGCCATGAGCGGCATGATGGAGGCGACAGGGTTTCCTGATGGTCCTCCCACGCGGGTCGGCGGAACGTCGCTGTCTGATTTGTGTGGCGGCACGTTCATGTTCTGCGGCATTGCCAGCGCGCTTTACGCGAGGGAACGCACCGGCAAAGGGGCGCATGTCGATGTATCCATGTTCGATGGCACGTTCGCGTTTCTGCAACATGCGCTCATGACATGGTCGGCTACGGGTGCCGCCGGGCCACGTATCGGCAATCGCCACCCATCCATGGCGCCGTTCGATGTCTACCGCACACGAGACAGCCATATCGTGATCTGCTGCGGCAATAACCATTTGTTTGGCGCCCTCTGCCACACGCTTGGCATCGAGGCTCTCACAGCGGACCCGCGCTTTCTGGACAATAGCGATCGCATGGACAATCTCGATGCGCTTAAGGAGGCCATCGAGGGGGCTCTCAAGCAAAACGACGCAGCCTTCTGGCTTGACGCCCTCGAAAAGGCTGGTGTCCCGGTCGGTCCGATGCTGAATGTCGCAGAAGCCGCTGCTCTTCCCCAAACAGCCGCCAGAAACATGGTGATTGATGCCGGGGGGCTGAAAATGCCGGGCAACCCGGTGAAGATCAGCGGCTATGATGATCCTCTGACACGCCCCGGTGCGCCGAGGCTCGATGAACACGGCGCAGCCCTGCGCGTGGAGTTCGCCCCCGGGCAGCCATCATGA